The Candidatus Leptovillus gracilis genome window below encodes:
- a CDS encoding site-specific integrase — translation MIGTGLRRAEVAGLTWEMIQQRDGRWAIIDLVGKRGRVRSVGIPPWVKVALDSWGQAARRQHGRIFLALNKDGSLAGSVRTKGGGLTDGHLTPQAITMWSRRHAGGGVL, via the coding sequence ATGATTGGTACCGGTTTACGACGGGCAGAAGTGGCTGGTTTGACCTGGGAGATGATTCAGCAGCGCGACGGCCGTTGGGCGATTATCGACTTGGTGGGCAAACGGGGCCGGGTACGTTCGGTGGGCATTCCGCCCTGGGTGAAGGTGGCGCTGGACAGTTGGGGGCAGGCAGCGCGGCGACAGCACGGCCGTATCTTTCTGGCGTTGAACAAAGACGGCAGCCTGGCCGGGTCGGTGCGCACCAAAGGGGGCGGCCTGACCGATGGTCATTTGACGCCGCAGGCGATTACAATGTGGTCAAGGCGACATGCTGGCGGTGGGGTATTATAA
- a CDS encoding cytochrome C, with product MPRFSLDSDVKVLLPDGRTRPLTAYLIPSFLLMLGGLLLIISIFLPYWSMTMYAPQYPKGLKVDVYVNQLEGDVREIDSLNHYLGMPPLDEGGQLERAISVWAITALGLLLLAGVFVHNKWAAVLALPALLFPFVFLADLAFILYQYGHSIDPQSPLGGAIDPFMPPLFGEGLIGQFRTVASAEIGLYLAFAAVFVILLGLWFHRAAYKPVLDAKADAKTAVSRSES from the coding sequence ATGCCACGCTTTTCTTTGGATTCCGATGTGAAAGTACTGCTGCCAGACGGCCGTACTCGCCCCCTCACCGCCTACCTCATCCCCAGCTTCCTGCTGATGCTGGGCGGGCTGCTGCTGATCATCTCCATCTTCCTGCCCTACTGGAGCATGACGATGTACGCCCCACAATACCCCAAAGGGCTAAAAGTGGATGTCTACGTCAACCAGCTAGAGGGGGACGTGCGCGAGATTGATTCGCTGAACCATTACCTGGGGATGCCCCCACTGGACGAAGGTGGTCAGTTGGAACGCGCCATTTCCGTCTGGGCGATCACGGCGTTGGGGCTGCTGCTGTTGGCCGGGGTCTTTGTCCATAACAAATGGGCGGCGGTGTTGGCCTTGCCCGCCCTGCTCTTCCCGTTTGTCTTCCTGGCCGACCTGGCCTTCATTCTCTACCAATACGGCCACAGCATAGACCCGCAATCCCCATTGGGCGGGGCGATTGATCCGTTTATGCCGCCGCTCTTTGGCGAAGGGCTGATTGGGCAGTTCCGCACCGTCGCCAGCGCGGAGATTGGGCTGTATCTGGCCTTCGCCGCCGTTTTCGTCATCCTCCTTGGTCTCTGGTTCCATCGCGCCGCGTATAAGCCGGTGTTGGACGCTAAAGCGGACGCTAAAACGGCCGTTTCCCGGAGCGAATCATGA
- a CDS encoding cupin domain-containing protein → MTQATLYADWREKVIYAAEGPQPQPLMADEKVKIIVAGLEPGQNIPPHAESAAMYHILEGSGWMLVDGERLPLTQGATVVMPAGTVRGIEAETRLAFLATRIA, encoded by the coding sequence ATGACTCAAGCAACTCTTTACGCCGATTGGCGGGAAAAAGTGATCTACGCAGCCGAGGGACCCCAACCGCAGCCGCTGATGGCTGATGAAAAGGTCAAAATTATTGTCGCCGGTTTGGAGCCGGGCCAAAATATACCTCCGCACGCCGAATCGGCCGCCATGTACCACATCCTGGAAGGCAGCGGCTGGATGCTGGTGGATGGGGAACGACTGCCGCTTACTCAAGGCGCCACCGTGGTGATGCCCGCGGGGACGGTACGCGGCATAGAAGCCGAAACGCGCCTGGCTTTTCTGGCCACGCGCATTGCTTAA
- a CDS encoding site-specific integrase yields MDRQNTALIPQDDWYAIIDLVTQSVDSPHSKRAYSRALIDFLDWYEQNGRPGFSKATINAYREELVQSGKSRSSINQALSAIRKLAAEAADNGLVPPTLAYGVERVKGVKQEGVRAGNWLTKEEAEKLVNTPVTRWRQEEIPRPFWR; encoded by the coding sequence CATCATTGATTTGGTGACGCAGAGTGTGGACAGCCCGCACAGCAAGCGGGCCTACAGCCGCGCCCTCATTGATTTCCTGGATTGGTATGAGCAAAACGGCCGTCCCGGTTTCAGCAAAGCCACGATTAACGCCTACCGTGAAGAATTGGTGCAATCCGGCAAAAGTCGCAGCAGCATCAACCAGGCGCTGTCGGCCATCCGTAAGCTGGCGGCCGAGGCCGCCGACAACGGTTTAGTCCCCCCCACCCTGGCCTATGGCGTGGAACGAGTCAAAGGGGTCAAGCAGGAAGGGGTGCGCGCCGGCAACTGGCTGACCAAAGAGGAAGCGGAGAAGCTGGTCAACACACCAGTCACCCGCTGGCGGCAGGAAGAGATTCCCCGACCATTCTGGCGGTGA
- a CDS encoding ABC transporter permease subunit, producing MELSLIWTIAQAELREALRNKWLWLFAVGFAGLALALSRAGLSAAGYAGLGGFGRTAASLINALLLFVPLIGLSVGASSLAADRERGTLLFLLAQPVSRGEIFVGKALGAALAVLTALALGFGLAGLGLGMSGGGETAVYLSLVGYTLLLALAALGLGFIISSLTRKAAAASGAALIFWLALVFLADLAVLGAALTWRPNPAGLVGMLLINPLQIFKVGAIFSLRASLDSLGPVGQYALFRFGEQLPLLLIGLLALWALTAFTIAFAIFNRRGEG from the coding sequence ATGGAACTATCACTCATCTGGACCATCGCTCAAGCAGAACTGCGCGAGGCGCTGCGCAATAAGTGGCTCTGGCTGTTCGCTGTCGGTTTTGCCGGGCTGGCTCTGGCGCTCTCGCGGGCCGGTCTGAGTGCCGCCGGGTACGCCGGATTGGGCGGCTTTGGCCGCACGGCCGCCAGCCTGATCAATGCCTTGTTGCTCTTTGTGCCGTTGATTGGCCTAAGCGTCGGGGCGAGCAGTCTGGCCGCCGACCGGGAGCGGGGGACGCTGCTCTTTTTGCTGGCCCAGCCAGTGAGCCGGGGGGAGATTTTTGTGGGCAAGGCGTTGGGCGCGGCGTTGGCCGTGCTGACGGCGCTGGCGTTGGGGTTCGGCCTGGCCGGGTTGGGTTTGGGGATGAGCGGCGGGGGGGAAACGGCCGTTTACCTCTCCCTCGTCGGCTACACCCTGCTGCTGGCTTTGGCGGCGTTGGGGTTGGGCTTCATCATCAGCAGCCTGACGCGCAAGGCGGCGGCCGCTTCCGGCGCGGCCCTCATCTTCTGGCTGGCGCTGGTCTTTCTGGCCGATTTGGCCGTCTTGGGCGCGGCGCTCACCTGGCGGCCCAATCCGGCCGGGCTGGTGGGCATGTTGCTGATCAATCCGCTGCAAATCTTCAAAGTCGGGGCGATTTTCAGCCTGCGCGCCAGTCTAGACAGTCTGGGACCGGTGGGGCAGTATGCCCTGTTTCGTTTTGGCGAGCAGTTGCCGCTGCTCTTAATCGGGCTGCTGGCGCTCTGGGCGCTGACGGCGTTCACCATCGCCTTCGCCATTTTCAACCGGCGGGGAGAGGGGTAA
- a CDS encoding tyrosine-type recombinase/integrase produces MLAVGYYNRKGEAALAAHDLRRTAAALALKGGADLRQIQQMLGHASITTTERYLEPMRSLQVTAGDFIQIELALAANTPIPPV; encoded by the coding sequence ATGCTGGCGGTGGGGTATTATAATAGGAAGGGAGAAGCGGCTTTAGCCGCCCATGACTTGCGGCGGACGGCGGCGGCGCTGGCCCTCAAAGGCGGCGCCGACCTGCGGCAAATCCAGCAGATGTTGGGCCATGCCAGCATCACGACCACCGAACGGTATCTGGAACCGATGCGCAGTTTGCAGGTGACGGCCGGTGACTTCATCCAGATTGAGCTGGCGCTGGCGGCCAATACGCCAATCCCTCCAGTTTAG
- a CDS encoding nitrous oxide reductase accessory protein NosL, with protein MNGKQFSVGSSWWPVASGRWIVVWLLALVMLGGCAKVDMDAPPEIVYGRDICTRCGMIIEDARFAAGYLTEEGEPRIFDDIGGMLRYEAEQPEAIHARWVHDYETEAWLRAEEAFFVLAPDIHTPMGFGVVALADEGRATAVALRHNGRVLTFNELHEQSAMLKADHSGHSH; from the coding sequence GTGAACGGTAAACAGTTTTCAGTGGGTAGTAGCTGGTGGCCGGTGGCTAGTGGCCGGTGGATTGTTGTTTGGCTGTTGGCGTTGGTGATGTTGGGCGGCTGCGCGAAGGTGGATATGGACGCGCCGCCGGAGATTGTCTATGGGCGGGATATTTGCACGCGCTGCGGCATGATCATCGAAGATGCCCGCTTCGCCGCCGGTTATTTGACGGAGGAAGGGGAGCCGCGCATCTTCGACGACATCGGTGGGATGCTGCGCTATGAGGCGGAACAGCCGGAAGCCATCCATGCGCGCTGGGTCCACGATTATGAGACGGAGGCGTGGCTGCGGGCGGAGGAGGCGTTTTTTGTGCTGGCCCCGGACATCCACACGCCGATGGGTTTTGGCGTGGTGGCGTTGGCGGATGAGGGGCGGGCAACGGCCGTTGCCCTGCGGCATAACGGTCGTGTCCTCACCTTCAACGAACTGCACGAACAATCTGCCATGCTCAAGGCTGACCACAGCGGTCATAGCCATTGA
- a CDS encoding DUF3565 domain-containing protein: MKQAIVGFELDDVGDWRAILACTHRQHVRHNPPLSNRPWAQTAAGRDRFLGHLLDCKLCDEENQRQQA, translated from the coding sequence ATGAAACAGGCCATTGTGGGTTTTGAACTGGATGACGTAGGGGATTGGCGGGCGATCCTGGCCTGCACGCACAGGCAGCACGTCCGCCACAATCCGCCGCTGTCCAACCGGCCGTGGGCGCAAACGGCCGCCGGGCGCGACCGTTTTCTGGGACACCTCTTGGACTGCAAGCTGTGCGACGAAGAAAACCAGCGCCAGCAAGCGTAA
- a CDS encoding ferritin-like domain-containing protein translates to MNKQTLINNLNQDLAGEFSAIIQYLTYAAKATGPYRPQLAQFFLTEVADEQLHAQFLANKIVALGGEPVTTPRPVPAASNNREMLEAILTAERKAVADYTQRARQAEEFGDKGLMVQLEDMVRDESGHSEETERMLRDWPL, encoded by the coding sequence ATGAACAAACAAACATTAATCAACAACTTGAACCAAGACCTCGCCGGTGAATTCAGCGCCATTATTCAATACCTGACTTATGCCGCCAAAGCCACCGGCCCTTACCGGCCACAGTTGGCCCAATTCTTTCTGACGGAAGTGGCCGACGAGCAGCTTCACGCCCAATTTCTGGCCAATAAAATCGTGGCCCTGGGCGGCGAACCGGTCACCACGCCCCGCCCTGTGCCTGCCGCCAGCAACAATCGGGAAATGCTAGAAGCCATTCTGACAGCCGAGCGCAAAGCCGTGGCCGATTATACCCAACGCGCCCGCCAAGCTGAAGAATTCGGCGATAAAGGGCTGATGGTGCAGTTGGAAGACATGGTGCGCGACGAAAGCGGCCATTCCGAAGAAACAGAACGTATGCTGCGCGATTGGCCGCTGTAG
- a CDS encoding IS4 family transposase, giving the protein MNDTENLKPEQTLAQNIEGFLQEIVEASESLPNTNSYYAGRPITLPALVLWSSVLVSVLRGFTSQLAIWRIITWDGFWGHTPYEVSDQTIYNRLSDGGSQAMRHLFYQVRDGLKARLEPYTQTSLAPFASGVYAIDGSTLDKMGRYLPQLRAIANGDSRLLPGKMVALFDLRRQQWAEMIHLENPNQNDKTVAQDLVDNLPKQSLILADLGFFGFAWFDYLTAKGFWWISRLREKTSYEVIHTYYKSPTYFDGLIWLGKYRADQAAYAVRLVQFTVGSVQYQYITNVLDPQTLPLREIALLYARRWDIELAFKMVKQYLKLHILWSAKTEVVLLQLWAVLIISQMLQAIRLEIAGLAEVDPFDISMPLLTEYVPKLALEGKNPIQMIVNDGRRVGIIRPSRRIRIQTPEIDPAMITPLPEGVVLIRKPRYAQRKSLPKPIPLRCWHFFHLPITLP; this is encoded by the coding sequence ATGAACGACACAGAAAACCTAAAACCCGAACAGACTTTGGCCCAAAACATCGAGGGCTTTCTACAAGAAATAGTGGAAGCATCAGAATCATTGCCAAACACCAATTCCTATTACGCCGGACGCCCCATAACCTTACCAGCTCTTGTCCTCTGGAGTAGTGTGTTAGTTTCAGTTCTGCGTGGTTTTACGAGTCAACTGGCCATATGGCGTATCATCACTTGGGATGGATTCTGGGGACATACTCCGTATGAAGTTTCCGATCAAACCATTTACAACCGTCTGTCCGATGGGGGGAGTCAGGCGATGCGCCATCTGTTTTACCAGGTGCGCGATGGGTTGAAAGCAAGACTTGAGCCATATACCCAGACTTCGTTAGCCCCGTTCGCCAGCGGCGTGTATGCCATTGATGGAAGTACCCTGGACAAAATGGGGCGATATTTACCCCAACTACGTGCGATAGCCAATGGCGATAGTCGTTTGTTACCAGGAAAGATGGTGGCGCTATTTGACCTGCGCCGCCAGCAATGGGCAGAAATGATTCACCTGGAAAACCCCAATCAGAACGACAAAACAGTTGCGCAAGACCTGGTGGATAATTTACCCAAACAGAGCCTCATCTTAGCCGACCTGGGCTTTTTTGGTTTTGCCTGGTTCGACTACTTAACCGCCAAGGGCTTCTGGTGGATTTCGCGCTTGCGCGAGAAGACCAGCTACGAAGTCATACACACCTACTACAAAAGCCCGACCTACTTCGATGGCCTCATTTGGTTGGGCAAATATCGTGCTGATCAGGCCGCTTATGCTGTTCGTCTCGTCCAGTTCACCGTGGGGTCTGTGCAATATCAATACATCACCAATGTCCTCGACCCACAGACGTTGCCGTTGCGGGAAATTGCGCTGCTCTATGCGCGCCGTTGGGATATTGAGTTGGCTTTTAAGATGGTCAAACAATATCTCAAATTACACATCCTCTGGTCAGCCAAAACGGAAGTGGTTCTTTTGCAACTGTGGGCGGTTCTTATCATTTCTCAGATGTTGCAAGCCATTCGGTTGGAAATCGCGGGGCTGGCGGAAGTGGACCCGTTTGATATCTCGATGCCCCTCTTGACGGAGTACGTCCCTAAACTCGCTTTAGAAGGCAAAAATCCAATCCAAATGATTGTCAACGATGGCCGACGTGTGGGTATCATTCGTCCTTCGCGGCGTATTCGCATCCAAACGCCGGAGATTGACCCGGCCATGATAACACCGTTACCAGAGGGGGTCGTTTTGATTCGCAAGCCACGTTATGCACAACGCAAATCTTTGCCCAAGCCCATACCCCTGAGGTGTTGGCACTTTTTTCACCTTCCAATAACGTTGCCGTAA
- the nosD gene encoding nitrous oxide reductase family maturation protein NosD, translating into MSRLKKQGRWGAGEQGSGHHLPHPPAPLLLILLLLLLVPTARAQSELVVAPDGPYATIPEALAAAQDGDTILVRGGQHEGNLTVDKSIRLIGQDWPVIDGGGKGMVVTLAAPSTQFSGFVVRGSGNEPDRNHAGINVAAENVLVENNRLEEVLFGISFANADGGIARGNEVTGKAEYDSGRKGDAIRVWYSRDVLIEGNLVHDTRDMVAWYSEGVIIRGNTLRDNRYGVHLMYCDGAIIEDNTLLDNSVGIYTMYTNNVTLANNLIRGQRGPSGYALGFKDADNVTVTGNVLVDNRVGIFLDGAPFSPQGTAEFHDNILVFNDIGLVLQPAVRGAVFSDNTFWENSIQMTLAGGGRPGSNEWAGNFWSDYAGFDADGDGRGDLPYQSDRFFEGLTDREPRLQMLAYSPAIETIEFAARSFPIIKPQPKLTDPAPLMAPAPLPAFAQTPMGNSWPILGTAVALLALAGTIYLTAGKKEHITVNSEQLTVNGGSPAPLLPRSPAPHLPGSPAPIAVSDLSKRYGKTEALHEVSFTAVPGEILALWGANGAGKTTLLKAILGLIRFEGEIAVGGHDVARAGKAARRSIGYVPQEAVFYDWGVLATMRFYARLKKASPERIPFLLRRLGLEPHAHKAVAALSGGLKQRLALAIALLSDPPLLLLDEPTASLDTATQQDYLTLLSDLRAEGKTILFASHRLEEVEALADRALLLENGRLVDIFPADQLRARIAPTRHGDGVGEDSPQRRGEHGVLLGLTTAPLVRSADFQSAAP; encoded by the coding sequence ATGAGCCGCCTGAAGAAGCAGGGGAGATGGGGGGCAGGGGAGCAGGGGAGCGGGCATCATCTCCCCCACCCCCCTGCCCCCCTGCTCCTCATCCTCCTTCTCCTGTTGCTCGTCCCAACGGCCCGCGCCCAAAGCGAGCTGGTCGTCGCGCCCGACGGCCCTTACGCCACCATCCCGGAAGCGCTGGCCGCCGCCCAGGACGGCGACACCATCCTCGTCCGGGGCGGCCAGCATGAAGGCAACCTGACGGTGGACAAAAGCATCCGCCTCATCGGGCAAGATTGGCCGGTGATAGATGGCGGCGGCAAAGGCATGGTCGTCACCCTGGCCGCGCCCAGTACGCAGTTCAGCGGCTTCGTCGTGCGCGGTAGCGGCAACGAACCGGACCGCAATCACGCCGGGATCAACGTCGCCGCCGAAAACGTGCTGGTGGAGAACAACCGCCTGGAAGAGGTGCTGTTCGGCATCTCCTTCGCCAACGCCGATGGTGGCATCGCCCGCGGCAACGAAGTGACCGGCAAGGCAGAATATGACAGCGGCCGCAAAGGGGACGCCATCCGCGTCTGGTACAGCCGCGACGTGCTGATCGAAGGCAACCTCGTCCACGATACCCGCGACATGGTGGCCTGGTATTCCGAGGGGGTGATCATCCGTGGCAACACCCTGCGCGACAACCGCTATGGCGTCCATCTCATGTACTGCGACGGCGCAATCATTGAAGACAACACGCTGCTCGACAATTCAGTGGGCATCTACACCATGTACACCAACAACGTCACCCTGGCCAACAACCTGATTCGCGGGCAGCGCGGCCCCAGCGGCTACGCCCTCGGCTTCAAAGATGCCGACAATGTGACAGTGACGGGCAACGTGCTGGTGGATAATCGGGTCGGCATCTTTCTCGATGGCGCACCGTTCAGCCCGCAAGGCACCGCTGAATTCCACGACAATATCCTGGTTTTCAACGACATCGGCCTGGTGCTACAGCCGGCCGTGCGCGGCGCGGTTTTTAGCGACAACACCTTCTGGGAAAACAGCATCCAGATGACCCTGGCGGGCGGCGGCCGGCCGGGCAGCAACGAATGGGCGGGCAACTTCTGGAGTGATTACGCCGGATTCGACGCCGACGGCGATGGCCGGGGCGACCTGCCTTACCAATCGGATCGCTTCTTCGAGGGGCTGACCGACCGGGAACCGCGCCTGCAAATGCTGGCCTACAGCCCGGCGATTGAGACGATTGAGTTCGCCGCCCGCTCCTTCCCGATCATCAAGCCACAGCCGAAATTGACCGACCCGGCCCCCTTGATGGCCCCGGCCCCCCTGCCTGCCTTTGCCCAGACACCAATGGGCAACTCCTGGCCGATTTTGGGAACGGCCGTTGCCCTCCTCGCCCTGGCCGGAACAATCTACCTGACCGCCGGAAAGAAGGAACACATAACAGTGAACAGTGAACAGTTAACAGTGAACGGTGGCTCCCCCGCTCCCCTGCTCCCCCGCTCCCCTGCTCCCCATCTTCCCGGTTCCCCCGCCCCCATTGCCGTCAGCGATCTGAGCAAGCGGTATGGCAAAACCGAAGCCCTACACGAAGTCTCCTTCACGGCCGTTCCCGGCGAAATCCTGGCCTTGTGGGGGGCGAACGGGGCGGGCAAGACGACCCTGCTCAAAGCGATCCTCGGCCTGATCCGGTTTGAGGGAGAGATCGCCGTCGGCGGGCACGATGTGGCGCGGGCAGGCAAAGCGGCGCGGCGCAGCATCGGCTATGTGCCCCAGGAGGCGGTCTTTTACGATTGGGGCGTGCTGGCGACGATGCGCTTTTACGCTCGCCTCAAAAAAGCGTCGCCAGAGCGCATCCCCTTCTTGCTGCGCCGTCTGGGGCTGGAACCCCACGCCCACAAGGCGGTGGCCGCCCTCTCCGGCGGCCTGAAGCAGCGGCTGGCCCTGGCCATCGCCCTGCTCTCCGACCCGCCGCTGCTGCTGCTGGACGAACCAACGGCCAGCCTGGACACGGCGACGCAGCAGGATTACCTGACGCTGCTCTCTGACCTGCGCGCCGAGGGCAAGACGATCCTCTTCGCCAGCCACCGGCTGGAAGAGGTGGAGGCGTTGGCGGACCGGGCGTTGTTGTTGGAAAACGGCCGTCTTGTAGACATCTTCCCCGCCGACCAACTCCGCGCCCGCATCGCCCCGACGCGGCACGGGGACGGTGTGGGAGAGGATTCACCACAGAGGCGCGGAGAACACGGAGTTCTATTGGGCTTGACTACCGCGCCTCTCGTTCGGAGCGCCGACTTCCAGTCGGCCGCCCCTTAG
- a CDS encoding Crp/Fnr family transcriptional regulator: MIVIPNGMRLLRVSWEDSLLALLLLRWATAVIITPTMISDTTLAQIIQQINNTPLFAGLEEIYLRELAQASRWHEYETGEIVVLEGEAQRGLYYLQHGWLKVIKTSPTGREQILRFLEPGDTFNEIGVFTNHPNPATAVALEPAGVWLIPRGALLRLLQEHPHFTQQIITKMAERMLYLVSLVTDLSLRPVTGRLARLLLEDAVEDVLERPRWYTQSELAARLGTVPDVIQRALRSLENDGLITMDRHQIHILNRPALTKIAL; encoded by the coding sequence ATGATCGTCATTCCAAATGGGATGCGCCTGCTTCGGGTTAGCTGGGAAGACAGTCTCTTGGCTTTGCTTTTGTTACGCTGGGCGACGGCCGTTATAATCACGCCCACGATGATCTCTGACACCACCCTGGCGCAGATTATTCAACAAATCAACAACACCCCGCTCTTTGCCGGGCTGGAGGAGATTTATTTGCGAGAATTGGCGCAGGCATCCCGCTGGCATGAATATGAAACGGGGGAGATCGTCGTCTTGGAGGGCGAAGCGCAGCGTGGTCTCTATTATTTGCAACATGGTTGGCTCAAAGTCATCAAAACATCGCCCACCGGCCGGGAACAAATTTTGCGCTTTTTAGAGCCAGGCGACACCTTCAATGAGATTGGCGTCTTTACCAACCACCCCAACCCGGCAACGGCCGTTGCCCTAGAACCGGCTGGCGTCTGGTTGATACCTCGCGGGGCGCTGCTGCGTTTACTGCAAGAACACCCCCATTTTACCCAACAGATCATCACGAAAATGGCTGAGCGCATGTTGTATCTGGTCTCCTTAGTAACCGACCTTTCGTTACGCCCGGTAACCGGTCGCCTCGCCCGACTATTGCTTGAGGATGCTGTTGAGGATGTGCTGGAGCGGCCGCGCTGGTACACCCAATCTGAACTGGCTGCTCGCCTGGGCACAGTGCCCGATGTGATACAACGCGCCCTGCGGTCCCTGGAAAATGATGGTCTGATTACCATGGATCGTCACCAGATTCATATTTTGAATCGCCCAGCCCTGACAAAAATCGCCTTGTAA
- a CDS encoding cytochrome c, with translation MRITKLLSLFIFASLLLLAACGGGDNTVSAPAAPSAPSGNVAAGEVLFQQSCASCHGPDAKGVAGLGKDMTTSTFIQGLNDEELLAFVKTGRPTSDSLNTTGVDMPPKGGNPALTDAQLLDIIAFIHSVQE, from the coding sequence ATGCGTATTACCAAATTACTTTCCCTATTCATTTTCGCTTCTTTGTTGCTGTTGGCCGCCTGCGGCGGAGGTGACAACACCGTCTCTGCTCCAGCGGCCCCTTCCGCGCCCTCTGGTAACGTGGCGGCTGGGGAGGTTTTGTTCCAGCAAAGCTGCGCGTCCTGTCATGGACCGGACGCGAAAGGGGTGGCTGGACTGGGCAAGGACATGACCACCAGCACCTTTATCCAGGGATTGAATGATGAGGAGTTATTGGCCTTTGTAAAGACCGGCCGGCCCACGAGCGATTCTCTGAACACTACCGGCGTGGACATGCCCCCGAAGGGCGGCAACCCGGCATTGACAGACGCCCAACTGCTAGACATCATCGCCTTTATTCATTCTGTGCAGGAGTAG
- a CDS encoding cytochrome c yields the protein MKQTTFLALALILLLIACDQTMPKPDESAASPGMGMGMGMGRQSGMMALHHAPIPEAYVGLSNPVAADETSLERGAELFAAQCASCHGDGGMGDGPASAGLNPSPAPIAHTSQMMGDDYLFWRISEGGAMAPFNSTMPAWKGSLAEEARWDVINYVQALGSGAITPRQALGGAAFDPAAQAAQQAAMLATAVNQGVLTQAEADTFAEVHAAVETARAQNTASMQGNMADMQESMLAELVQSGMITQEQAAAFNDIHNRLLDSGLME from the coding sequence ATGAAACAAACAACTTTTTTGGCCCTGGCCCTTATTTTACTGCTGATCGCCTGTGACCAAACCATGCCCAAGCCAGACGAATCGGCCGCCTCGCCCGGCATGGGCATGGGCATGGGCATGGGGCGGCAAAGCGGCATGATGGCGCTTCACCATGCACCTATTCCTGAAGCGTATGTCGGCCTGTCTAATCCAGTAGCGGCCGACGAGACCTCTTTGGAGCGGGGTGCGGAACTGTTTGCCGCGCAGTGCGCCTCCTGCCATGGGGACGGCGGCATGGGCGATGGCCCAGCCAGCGCCGGCCTGAACCCGTCGCCAGCGCCTATCGCTCATACCAGCCAGATGATGGGTGACGACTATCTTTTCTGGCGCATCAGCGAAGGCGGAGCGATGGCCCCCTTCAATTCAACGATGCCCGCCTGGAAAGGATCGTTGGCTGAGGAGGCACGCTGGGACGTGATCAATTATGTTCAGGCGCTGGGTAGCGGCGCAATAACGCCACGCCAGGCGTTGGGCGGCGCGGCCTTTGACCCCGCCGCGCAGGCAGCCCAACAGGCGGCCATGTTGGCTACGGCCGTTAATCAGGGCGTTTTGACTCAGGCTGAGGCAGACACTTTCGCAGAAGTTCACGCGGCTGTCGAAACGGCACGCGCACAAAACACAGCCAGTATGCAGGGTAACATGGCCGATATGCAAGAGTCAATGCTGGCAGAGCTTGTCCAATCAGGAATGATTACCCAGGAGCAGGCGGCTGCCTTTAACGACATCCACAACCGGTTGCTGGATTCCGGATTGATGGAGTAG